Proteins from a single region of Gossypium arboreum isolate Shixiya-1 chromosome 1, ASM2569848v2, whole genome shotgun sequence:
- the LOC108482698 gene encoding pectinesterase inhibitor 4-like has protein sequence MSSSSFPLVFLFCFSFLLLLMSTSMQTVSAATTNKACLKTYKKFIKSACNSTTYPKVCYKALSPSASAIKTDTDKLCSIALSFTLNATYNASSSIDSLSKMKGLSPSEKQIINDCAETTGEAIYELENSLKALANLQGSDHKADEMSDLKTWVSAALTDEYTCTDEFDGQKVSKVVKNTIKKKVLNLAKLTSICLALFNLLEY, from the coding sequence ATGTCAAGCTCCTCTTTCCCATTAGTCTTCCTATTTTGcttttcctttcttcttcttctcatgTCCACTTCCATGCAAACTGTCTCAGCCGCTACTACTAACAAAGCTTGTCTCAAAACTTACAAAAAATTTATCAAATCTGCCTGCAATTCAACCACATATCCCAAAGTTTGCTACAAAGCTCTCTCCCCCAGTGCATCCGCCATTAAAACAGATACTGACAAGCTTTGCAGCATTGCCTTGTCCTTCACTCTAAACGCCACATACAATGCATCTTCATCCATAGATTCGTTGTCGAAAATGAAGGGATTGAGTCCGTCCGAGAAACAAATCATCAACGATTGTGCGGAAACTACAGGTGAGGCAATCTACGAGCTGGAGAATTCCTTGAAGGCATTGGCTAATTTACAAGGCTCGGATCACAAGGCTGATGAGATGAGCGATTTAAAAACTTGGGTGAGTGCTGCCTTGACAGATGAGTACACTTGCACGGATGAATTTGATGGGCAGAAAGTAAGCAAAGTTGTTAAGAACACAATAAAAAAGAAAGTGCTGAATCTTGCCAAATTGACCAGCATTTGTTTGGCTCTTTTCAATCTTCTGGAGTACTGA